In Streptomyces sp. NBC_01231, the sequence TGCGAGGCGCGCACGAAGGCCGCGCGGCCGACGTCCTCACCGCAGGAGGCACACGCGCCGAGGCGGGCCAGCAGGGTACTCGCGTACTCCCAGGTGGCCTGCCGTACGGCTTCGTCCACGAGGGCCGGCACCAGGTCGGTCAGCGACTGTCCGTCGTACGGGATGGTCGGGCCTGTGGTGGCGAGTTCCGCGGTGAAGCGTGTGCGGCTCGACGGGAAGTCGGGGTCCAGGCCCGTGTCCGCGCAGAAGTCGGCGTACTCCTGCGGGTCGAAGAGGGCGACGGTGGTGTGGCTGCCTTGTGCGGCGCGGGTCCGGAGGAGGTCTTCGACCTGTCGGAGATAGGTCGTGTGGTCGTCGAAGGTGAAGGTGCGGTAGCGCCGCATCGCCCGGAAGTCGTGCTCGTCGGTGAGCAGGCCGATGGTGCCGGCGATTTCGCGGCGCAGGACGCGCCGCATGGTCTGGTGGTCGGTGTGCGCCATGTTTCCCCCTGTGCACGGTCGATCAATGCTCACTCACAGTAACGGGCGGCACTGACAACGGGGCCGGGGAAAGGCGGTCCCGGACGAGTCTGCGTTGGATCAGGCAGGTCACGGCGATGGTGGTACCGAAGGCCGTCCAGCCGATCGGGCCTGTGACGATGGCCGCGGTGACGGCGAGTGGCCCGATGCTGCGCTGGGCGGACTGGGCGAGGCCGTGGACGCCGAGGTAGGAGCCCAGGGAGGTGTCGGGCGCGAGGGCTACGGAGAGTTCCCAGGACACGGTGGCGTGCAGCATCTCAGCCATCGTGAAGGCGGCGGCCGCGGCGGTGAGGAGCAGCGTGGCCGTGAAGGGGCCGCCGGTGGCCGAGAGCGCCATGGTGATGCCGCCCAGAGCGACGGCGGCGGAGTGCGGGACGAGCAGGTTGCGTGCGGCTGCCGTGGTGGTGCCGAAGCGGGCCAGGGGGACCTGCAGGGCCACCACCATCACGTTGTTGAGGACGAGCAGCAGGGGTGCGAGACCGTGCGGTGCGTTGCTCGCGTGGGCGATCCACAGGGGCAGTCCGACCTTGAAGACGGCGTCGTCCAGGAAGAGGACGGTTTCGGTGGCGACGTAGGCGAGGTAGGTGCGGTCGCGCCAGGGGCTTGTCGGCGCGGCCGGGGGTTCGGGGTTCTTGGACCCGGCGACGGTGCGGGACGAGGACGTGGGTTCGCCGCAGCGCAGGGTGAGGAGCGCGGTGGCGAGGAAGGACAGGGCGTCGCCGACGAGGAGCCATTGGTATGCGGCCGTGCTGTCGAGGGTGAGCGCGGCTGCGGCGGCGAGGCCGCCCAGGGCCCAGCCGGCGTTGGCGACGGTTCGTTGGAGGGCTTGGTAGCGGACGCGTTCGGGTCCGGCGGCCCGGGTTGCGTAGAGCTTGGTGAGGACGTTCGCGGCGCGGTCGCCGAGGCTGCCGACTGCCGAGTAGACGAGGAGCAGGACGTAGTTGTCCGTGGTGATCAGGGCGATGGAGGCCAGCGCGCGCAGGAGTTGGAGCGCGGGCAGGACACGGGTGAGCGGCAGACGGTCGGCGATGCTGCCGCCGATCGGTGCGCCGGCGATTCCGACGGCCCCGGCGACGGCGACGAGGGTGCCGACCTCGGCGAGGGAGAGGCCGGAGACGTAGGTGAAGTAGAGGACGGACACGGATGCCCACAGACCGCTGCCGACGCGGTCGACGAAGGCCACCCCGAGCATTCTGCGTCCGTCACGCCCACCGGGTAACCCTCTCGACCATGTGGTTGCGCGGCGTATCGGATGCACTGCTCCCCCTTGCTTCCAGTTATGTACTGATACATACTTGGTAACGTGGCAATACAATATGGGATCAGTGGTACGACAGCCAAGGGGATTGCCGCCTCGGTGGAACGGGGCGTAGCAGAAGGGGCGTTGGGGCCGGGCGCCGCGCTGCCGTCGGTGCGGCGGCTCGCGGACGAGCTCGCGGTGAGTCCAGGGACGGTCGCCACGGCCTACAAGGAACTGCGACAGCGCGGAATCGTCGTCACGCGCGGGCGCGGTGGAACAGTGGTGGCGCCCGCTCCGGCAGTGGCGTCGCGACGGCCGCCCAAAGTCCCGGACGGGTTGCGGGACTTGGCAGGCGGGCATCCCGATCCTCGGCTGCTGCCCAGCCTGGTGCCGCCCTCCCGCCTGTCCCCCGGGGCCCGGTCGCATCGTTCGACCCCGCGGCTGGCGCGGCTGGAGGACGCCGTGCGCGACTGGTTGCGGCCCGACGGCGTGCCTGTGGAACACGTGACGTTCGCGCACGGGGCCCTGGATCTGATCGGACGGCTGCTGTCCGTGGAGCTGCGGCCCGGCGACGGCGTGGCCATGGAGGATCCCGGATATCACCATCTGCTGGATCTGGTCACGGCCCTGGGGCTGCGTGTCGTTCCGGTGGCCGTCGATGACGAGGGCGTGCGCCCCGACGCGGTACGGAAAGCGCTGCACGCGGGTGTGCGCGCCCTGGTGTGCAGTCCGCGGGCGCAGAACCCGTACGGCGGCCGCTTCTCCACCGCGCGCCGGGACGAACTCGTCGCCCTGCTGCGGGACCAGCCCGATGTGCTGGTCGTGGAGAACGACCACGCGTCCGCCGTGGCCCAGGCGCCCTTGCGGACCATGGCCGGCCACGGGCTGACGCGCTGGGTGCATGTGCGGACGGTCAGCAAGTTCCTGGGCACCGACCTGAGGTGGGCTGCGGCGGCCTGCGACGCGACGACGCTGGCCCGGCACGACGGGCGGTTGCTGCTCACCTCTGGCTGGGTCAGTCATCTGCTCCAGGAGACCGTGCTCGGGCTGATGACGGACGAAGGCACGCGCGCGTTGTCGGCGCGCGCCGAGGAGCAGTACGGGGTACGACGCAGCGCTCTCCTTCGGGAGCTCCGAGAACGTGGCATCGAGGCGCACGGGTCGAGTGGGATCAACCTGTGGGTGCCCGTGCGGGACGAGTCCGCGGTGGTGAACGGGCTGCGGTCGCACGGCTGGTGGGTCGCGGCGGGCGCCCGGTTCCGGATTGCGGCCGGCCCGGGCGTGCGGATCTCCGTGGCGGATC encodes:
- a CDS encoding MFS transporter — translated: MLGVAFVDRVGSGLWASVSVLYFTYVSGLSLAEVGTLVAVAGAVGIAGAPIGGSIADRLPLTRVLPALQLLRALASIALITTDNYVLLLVYSAVGSLGDRAANVLTKLYATRAAGPERVRYQALQRTVANAGWALGGLAAAAALTLDSTAAYQWLLVGDALSFLATALLTLRCGEPTSSSRTVAGSKNPEPPAAPTSPWRDRTYLAYVATETVLFLDDAVFKVGLPLWIAHASNAPHGLAPLLLVLNNVMVVALQVPLARFGTTTAAARNLLVPHSAAVALGGITMALSATGGPFTATLLLTAAAAAFTMAEMLHATVSWELSVALAPDTSLGSYLGVHGLAQSAQRSIGPLAVTAAIVTGPIGWTAFGTTIAVTCLIQRRLVRDRLSPAPLSVPPVTVSEH
- a CDS encoding aminotransferase class I/II-fold pyridoxal phosphate-dependent enzyme, which encodes MAIQYGISGTTAKGIAASVERGVAEGALGPGAALPSVRRLADELAVSPGTVATAYKELRQRGIVVTRGRGGTVVAPAPAVASRRPPKVPDGLRDLAGGHPDPRLLPSLVPPSRLSPGARSHRSTPRLARLEDAVRDWLRPDGVPVEHVTFAHGALDLIGRLLSVELRPGDGVAMEDPGYHHLLDLVTALGLRVVPVAVDDEGVRPDAVRKALHAGVRALVCSPRAQNPYGGRFSTARRDELVALLRDQPDVLVVENDHASAVAQAPLRTMAGHGLTRWVHVRTVSKFLGTDLRWAAAACDATTLARHDGRLLLTSGWVSHLLQETVLGLMTDEGTRALSARAEEQYGVRRSALLRELRERGIEAHGSSGINLWVPVRDESAVVNGLRSHGWWVAAGARFRIAAGPGVRISVADLEPADAARLASHFAVVLGESEATYGG